In Sphingomonas crocodyli, a genomic segment contains:
- a CDS encoding permease, which translates to MRFDRRQLLALLPALALARPASALTLAEPNDVFQKQLDMFWPLFMSLPNVREPVRDADARDICFMFTNKSCAICKSVHRAYRSGFSKLEMRFIVYPWPGDDNRELNWLYRRETSFADLDAYMMGKPVPMTASDSPDLPDQVLMAGRHIAEELIEGGGFGTPFFLYAAGAATKGPVTYTAGDIGAVQDMFDRAV; encoded by the coding sequence ATGCGCTTCGATCGACGTCAGCTTCTCGCCTTGTTGCCCGCACTCGCGCTGGCGCGTCCCGCTTCGGCGCTGACGCTCGCCGAGCCGAACGACGTCTTCCAGAAGCAGCTCGACATGTTTTGGCCTCTGTTCATGTCGCTGCCCAATGTGCGCGAGCCGGTACGCGATGCCGATGCGCGCGACATCTGCTTTATGTTCACCAACAAGAGCTGCGCGATCTGCAAATCGGTCCATCGCGCCTATCGGTCGGGCTTTTCGAAGCTCGAGATGCGCTTCATCGTCTATCCTTGGCCCGGCGACGATAACCGCGAGTTGAACTGGCTCTATCGCCGCGAGACGAGTTTCGCCGATCTCGACGCCTATATGATGGGCAAACCGGTGCCGATGACCGCATCGGACAGCCCCGACCTGCCCGATCAGGTGCTGATGGCCGGCCGCCATATCGCCGAGGAACTGATCGAGGGCGGCGGCTTCGGCACCCCCTTCTTCCTCTACGCCGCAGGCGCCGCGACTAAGGGGCCGGTCACCTACACCGCCGGCGATATCGGGGCGGTGCAGGACATGTTCGACCGCGCGGTATGA
- a CDS encoding GNAT family N-acetyltransferase: MTKNLEFVIRPLDQSDLDAALALQNKSYPAFLCEDAIAFASRMALPSNFCLAAFRSNRLIAYLIAHGSAARSPFPVGYVLNPDDAGHDVLFIHDLCVSAAGRGSGVGRQLIDRAFELAVAAGLPRAELIAVEGAAGYWKTLGFVEEQCSPALAAKVASYGADARWMARDIRAMP; encoded by the coding sequence ATGACGAAAAATCTAGAGTTCGTCATACGCCCTCTCGACCAAAGCGATCTCGATGCCGCGCTGGCACTCCAAAACAAAAGTTATCCTGCGTTCCTTTGTGAAGACGCGATCGCCTTCGCGAGCCGCATGGCGCTGCCAAGCAACTTTTGCCTGGCAGCGTTCCGATCGAACCGATTGATCGCTTACCTCATCGCGCATGGATCGGCCGCGCGTTCGCCATTCCCGGTCGGCTATGTCCTGAACCCCGATGATGCCGGTCACGACGTTTTGTTCATCCACGATCTGTGCGTTTCCGCCGCCGGACGCGGTTCGGGTGTCGGTCGCCAGCTGATCGACCGGGCGTTCGAACTGGCAGTTGCGGCCGGTCTGCCCCGCGCCGAACTGATCGCTGTCGAGGGTGCCGCGGGCTATTGGAAGACGCTGGGCTTCGTCGAGGAGCAATGTTCGCCCGCGCTCGCCGCGAAAGTCGCCTCCTACGGCGCCGATGCCCGCTGGATGGCACGCGATATTCGTGCGATGCCGTGA
- a CDS encoding DMP19 family protein, whose amino-acid sequence MHKLNMRKIPCTTCGALILPVTAESTGGVCMACKQGIRKSMEASRAALQKSKEYDPHHELWLSLVKRWSNDPSLSSWSKEEKIYFSVTLFENELYNGGFEQYFSNSSANYYAYAVMGLRDLGAEGSLEILVEAASILFGADGPPDSQQARWGIMYMKNHEETDIEHILDAGVDEHLDQLDQRFYKSSKDIADLLEAYEVKHGLVVPFLSFE is encoded by the coding sequence ATGCACAAACTGAACATGAGAAAAATACCCTGCACCACCTGTGGCGCATTGATATTACCAGTCACCGCTGAGAGTACCGGCGGCGTTTGCATGGCTTGTAAGCAAGGCATCAGGAAGAGCATGGAGGCATCACGCGCCGCCCTGCAGAAATCGAAAGAATATGATCCTCACCACGAACTGTGGCTGTCTCTTGTAAAACGCTGGTCCAATGATCCCTCTTTATCGAGTTGGTCAAAGGAGGAGAAGATATACTTCTCTGTCACCCTGTTCGAAAACGAACTGTATAATGGTGGATTTGAGCAATATTTTTCCAATAGCTCGGCCAATTATTATGCTTATGCAGTTATGGGCTTGAGAGATTTAGGCGCAGAGGGTTCTTTAGAGATTCTCGTGGAAGCTGCGAGCATATTGTTCGGTGCGGACGGCCCGCCTGATAGCCAGCAAGCTCGCTGGGGCATTATGTACATGAAAAATCATGAAGAAACAGATATCGAGCATATCCTCGACGCAGGAGTCGACGAACACCTCGATCAGCTCGACCAACGTTTTTATAAAAGTTCCAAGGATATTGCAGACCTTCTCGAGGCCTATGAAGTAAAGCATGGACTAGTCGTGCCATTTTTGAGTTTCGAATGA
- a CDS encoding MBL fold metallo-hydrolase: MKLRILGCGTSSGVPRIGNDWGACDPNDRRNRRSRASIAVETDAVRILVDTSPDMRQQLLDADIGSIDAVLWTHDHADHCHGIDDIRQLFHVRGTPVPGYGFAQTMAQLRERFAYAFFGRDGYPPTIEGHDLPDDLTLGDVRIRHVAQPHGDIFSAGYRFDRGGKSIGYSTDFHAVTHEMLELFAGVGIWVIDALRARPHPTHAHLQLSLDAIAQAKPGRAILTHMDQSMDFATLAPTLPSGVEPGYDGQEIAL, from the coding sequence ATGAAGCTGCGCATCCTCGGCTGCGGCACTTCGTCCGGCGTGCCGAGGATCGGGAATGACTGGGGTGCTTGCGACCCTAACGATCGGCGTAACCGCCGTTCGCGCGCCTCGATCGCGGTCGAAACCGACGCCGTCCGGATCCTGGTCGATACCTCGCCCGACATGCGCCAACAGCTTCTGGATGCCGATATCGGCAGCATCGACGCGGTGCTGTGGACCCACGATCACGCCGATCATTGCCACGGCATCGACGATATCCGGCAGCTGTTCCATGTTCGCGGCACGCCGGTTCCGGGCTACGGCTTCGCGCAGACGATGGCGCAGCTGCGCGAACGCTTCGCTTATGCCTTTTTCGGGCGGGACGGCTATCCGCCGACGATCGAGGGCCATGATCTGCCCGACGATCTGACGCTGGGCGACGTCCGCATCCGCCACGTCGCACAGCCCCACGGCGATATCTTCAGCGCGGGATATCGCTTCGATCGAGGCGGAAAATCCATCGGATATTCGACGGATTTTCATGCTGTTACGCATGAAATGTTGGAATTGTTCGCAGGTGTCGGCATCTGGGTGATCGACGCGCTGCGTGCCCGGCCGCACCCCACCCACGCGCATCTGCAATTGTCGCTGGATGCGATTGCGCAGGCGAAACCGGGCAGGGCGATCCTGACGCACATGGATCAGTCGATGGACTTCGCGACCCTCGCGCCGACGCTGCCGTCGGGGGTCGAGCCGGGCTATGACGGACAGGAGATCGCCTTATGA
- a CDS encoding TatD family hydrolase, translated as MFVDSHCHLNYAGLAERQDEVLAKARAAGVSTMLNISTRAAEWDAVLAVAEREPDVWASIGIHPHDADTHEDIETALLVEKAAHPRIVGIGETGLDFFYDKSDRDRQRASFRRHIAAARETGLPLIVHTREAEDDTSDILRDEMGKGAFTGVIHCFTASAALAKDMIDLGFYISLSGIVTFKNAADLRATAHLIPRDRLLIETDSPFLAPVPHRGKPCEPAFVTDTARALSVELSWPIEDLAAQTSANFFRLFHKAAA; from the coding sequence ATGTTCGTCGATAGCCATTGCCACCTCAACTATGCCGGCCTTGCCGAACGACAGGACGAGGTGCTGGCGAAGGCGCGGGCGGCGGGTGTTTCGACGATGCTCAACATCTCGACCCGCGCGGCGGAGTGGGATGCGGTGCTCGCGGTGGCCGAGCGCGAGCCGGATGTCTGGGCGAGCATCGGCATCCACCCGCACGACGCGGACACGCATGAGGATATCGAGACCGCGCTTCTGGTCGAAAAGGCGGCGCATCCGCGCATCGTCGGAATCGGCGAGACCGGGCTCGATTTCTTCTACGACAAGTCCGATCGCGATCGGCAGCGGGCGAGTTTCCGCCGTCACATCGCCGCCGCGCGCGAAACTGGCCTGCCGCTGATCGTCCACACCCGCGAGGCGGAGGACGACACCAGCGATATCCTGCGCGACGAAATGGGGAAGGGGGCCTTCACCGGCGTCATCCACTGCTTCACCGCCAGCGCAGCGCTCGCGAAGGACATGATCGATCTCGGTTTCTACATTTCGCTGTCGGGGATCGTGACGTTCAAGAATGCGGCCGACCTGCGCGCAACGGCGCATCTAATCCCGCGTGATCGGCTGCTGATCGAAACGGATTCGCCTTTCCTCGCGCCCGTTCCGCATCGGGGCAAGCCGTGCGAGCCGGCCTTCGTCACCGATACGGCGCGCGCGCTCTCGGTCGAGTTGAGCTGGCCGATCGAGGATCTGGCGGCGCAGACCAGCGCCAATTTCTTCCGCCTTTTCCATAAGGCGGCCGCATGA
- the metG gene encoding methionine--tRNA ligase: MSEPFYVTTAISYPNGRPHIGHAYEAIAADAIARFQRLMGRDVRFQTGTDEHGLKMAQAARARDLTPRQLADEMSGYFKEMANKLDISCDRFIRTSDEDHYAASQSIWKAMEANGDLYLDRYEGWYSVRDEAFYDEKELIDGEGGVKLSPQGTPVEWTVEESWFFRLSKYQEPLLALYRDQPDFIRPESRRNEIVSFVSGGLNDLSVSRTSFDWGVPVPGSPGHVMYVWVDALTNYITGLGYPNGGDLWDKFWPANVHIIGKDIVRFHTVYWPAFLMSAKIALPKQVFGHGFLLNRGEKMSKSVGNVVDPIAMADSYGVDQLRYFLLREVSFGQDGSYSHEAIVNRSNSELANSFGNLAQRTLSMIFKNLNGELPAVDRNEDDAALVRAVAGACLDELPRAFEQFAFSTGIEAWMKAVFACNQYVDAQAPWTLRKTDPERMKTVLGVLFQAIRDLAIAISPIIPTSAGKLLDQMGIAADARDFAALERQGWYDELRASGFTLAQPSGLFPRLELEAAD; this comes from the coding sequence ATGTCCGAACCTTTCTACGTCACCACCGCGATCAGCTACCCCAATGGTCGCCCGCATATCGGCCACGCTTATGAGGCGATCGCCGCCGATGCGATCGCGCGTTTCCAGCGGCTGATGGGCCGCGATGTCCGCTTCCAGACGGGCACCGACGAGCATGGCCTGAAGATGGCGCAGGCGGCGCGCGCGCGCGATCTCACGCCGCGCCAGCTAGCCGACGAGATGTCAGGCTATTTCAAGGAAATGGCGAACAAGCTGGACATCAGCTGTGATCGCTTCATCCGCACCAGCGACGAGGATCATTACGCGGCTAGCCAGTCGATCTGGAAGGCGATGGAGGCCAATGGTGACCTCTATCTCGATCGCTACGAGGGCTGGTATTCGGTCCGCGACGAAGCCTTTTACGACGAAAAGGAGCTGATCGACGGGGAAGGGGGCGTCAAGCTCTCACCGCAGGGCACGCCCGTCGAATGGACCGTCGAGGAAAGCTGGTTCTTCCGCTTGTCGAAATATCAGGAGCCGCTGCTGGCGCTCTATCGCGACCAGCCCGATTTCATTCGTCCCGAAAGCCGCCGCAACGAGATCGTCAGCTTCGTGTCCGGCGGGCTCAACGATCTGTCGGTATCGCGCACCAGCTTTGATTGGGGTGTGCCGGTGCCCGGATCGCCCGGCCACGTTATGTATGTGTGGGTCGACGCGCTGACCAACTATATCACCGGTCTAGGCTATCCGAACGGCGGCGATCTGTGGGACAAGTTCTGGCCGGCGAACGTCCATATCATCGGCAAGGACATCGTCCGCTTCCACACGGTCTATTGGCCGGCCTTCCTGATGTCGGCGAAGATCGCACTGCCGAAGCAGGTTTTCGGCCACGGCTTCCTGCTCAACCGGGGCGAGAAGATGTCGAAGTCGGTCGGCAATGTCGTCGATCCGATCGCGATGGCCGACAGCTATGGCGTCGATCAGCTCCGCTATTTCCTACTGCGCGAGGTCAGCTTCGGACAGGATGGAAGCTATAGCCATGAAGCGATTGTAAATCGGTCGAATTCCGAACTCGCCAACAGCTTCGGCAATCTTGCGCAGCGAACGCTGTCGATGATCTTCAAGAATCTGAATGGTGAGCTTCCGGCGGTCGATCGCAACGAGGATGACGCGGCGCTGGTCCGTGCGGTGGCCGGCGCCTGCCTCGACGAACTGCCGCGCGCGTTCGAACAATTCGCGTTCTCGACGGGCATCGAAGCCTGGATGAAGGCGGTGTTCGCCTGCAACCAGTATGTCGACGCGCAGGCGCCGTGGACGCTGCGCAAGACCGATCCGGAGCGGATGAAGACCGTCCTGGGTGTGCTGTTCCAGGCGATCCGCGATCTCGCCATCGCGATCAGCCCGATCATTCCGACCTCGGCGGGCAAGCTGCTCGACCAGATGGGGATCGCCGCCGATGCGCGCGATTTCGCCGCGCTCGAGCGGCAGGGCTGGTATGACGAACTGCGCGCGTCGGGCTTCACGCTGGCGCAGCCGAGCGGCCTGTTCCCGCGCCTCGAACTCGAAGCCGCCGACTGA
- a CDS encoding AAA family ATPase has protein sequence MSLIGHREEISAFREALDSGRIHHGWLLAGPQGVGKARFALAAATRMLAEAAGPPVSLPGLDVPTTHPIANYVTQGSHPDLKILARLPKDKSEELARSISIDQVRSLQSMFATTPSFSQRRVVIIDAIDDLERPAANALLKNLEEPPAGTIFLLVSHAPGRLLPTIRSRCRLLRFGRLSDSEMARAIAEADPELPTAEVDALVAVGEGSPGRALGFAGLDIAALDATMDALASKGDPTNALRSDLARKLGLKAAQPRYEAFLERVPARIAAEAKRRHGQAGTDAIALWEQARAIGDSAVRLSLDPQTTVFELGTLLTRLAA, from the coding sequence GTGAGCCTGATCGGCCACCGCGAGGAAATCAGCGCCTTCCGTGAGGCGCTCGATTCCGGCCGTATCCATCATGGCTGGCTGCTCGCGGGGCCGCAGGGCGTGGGCAAGGCGCGCTTCGCCCTTGCGGCCGCCACGCGCATGCTGGCCGAGGCGGCCGGGCCTCCGGTGTCGTTGCCGGGGCTGGACGTGCCCACGACGCATCCGATCGCCAATTATGTCACGCAGGGATCGCACCCCGACCTGAAGATCCTCGCGCGTCTCCCCAAGGACAAGAGCGAGGAACTGGCGCGGTCGATCAGCATCGATCAGGTGCGTTCGCTACAGTCGATGTTCGCGACGACGCCCAGCTTCTCGCAACGCCGCGTCGTCATCATCGACGCGATCGACGATCTCGAGCGCCCAGCGGCCAACGCATTGCTCAAGAATCTGGAAGAACCGCCGGCGGGCACGATCTTCCTGCTCGTCAGCCACGCGCCGGGCCGGCTTCTCCCGACGATCCGCTCGCGCTGCCGCCTCCTGCGCTTCGGGCGCTTGTCGGATAGCGAAATGGCGCGCGCGATAGCGGAGGCTGATCCCGAACTGCCGACGGCCGAAGTGGACGCGCTGGTTGCGGTGGGGGAGGGATCGCCCGGCCGGGCGCTGGGCTTTGCCGGCCTCGATATCGCCGCGCTCGATGCCACGATGGATGCGCTCGCGTCCAAAGGCGATCCGACCAACGCACTGCGCTCCGATCTCGCTCGCAAACTCGGCCTCAAGGCCGCGCAGCCGCGCTACGAAGCCTTTCTGGAGCGCGTTCCCGCCCGCATCGCCGCCGAGGCGAAACGCCGCCACGGGCAGGCCGGTACCGACGCGATTGCGCTGTGGGAACAAGCGCGCGCGATCGGGGACAGCGCGGTTCGCCTCTCGCTCGATCCGCAGACGACGGTGTTCGAACTCGGCACCTTGCTGACCCGGCTCGCGGCCTGA